From the genome of Candidatus Goldiibacteriota bacterium, one region includes:
- a CDS encoding 2-oxoacid:acceptor oxidoreductase family protein — protein MTEKIMIAGSGGQGVLTLGLFLARIAAMEKKNATWLPAYGAEKRGGFSHCSVVISDEEIFSPMVENPDTLIVFDQRAYDTYKSRAKADTMVIENSTLVTDDNSSPGKKIKVPALEMANKLDQAKVMNVIVAGAYVAGKKMLGADNAMQTIKASLGKKEAEIMEKNIQAFKAGMEFAEKN, from the coding sequence ATGACAGAAAAAATAATGATAGCGGGAAGCGGCGGGCAGGGAGTTTTAACTTTAGGGCTTTTTCTTGCAAGGATAGCGGCAATGGAAAAAAAGAACGCGACCTGGCTGCCGGCTTACGGCGCTGAAAAACGCGGCGGGTTCTCGCACTGCAGTGTGGTAATAAGCGATGAAGAGATTTTTTCCCCTATGGTGGAAAATCCCGACACGCTTATTGTTTTTGACCAGAGGGCGTATGACACATACAAGTCAAGGGCAAAGGCTGATACGATGGTGATTGAAAATTCCACTTTAGTTACAGATGATAATTCTTCGCCCGGGAAAAAGATAAAAGTACCCGCGTTGGAAATGGCAAATAAGCTTGATCAGGCAAAGGTAATGAATGTTATTGTGGCGGGCGCTTACGTGGCAGGCAAGAAAATGCTTGGGGCAGACAATGCCATGCAGACAATAAAAGCTTCACTTGGAAAAAAAGAAGCGGAGATAATGGAAAAAAACATACAGGCCTTTAAGGCGGGGATGGAATTTGCAGAAAAAAATTAA
- a CDS encoding N-acetyltransferase, translated as MQKKIKKVLTKIAGKKKLTVRKAMLEDAVFIHMAIQKYAAAADLLIKPLGDIYSQIREYFICEINGKPAGLIALHVYWSDMAEIRSFVVEKENRMAGAGGMLLKAAMAEAKKMGITKVFALTKIPDYFRKHGFKDEEKAALPQKIWKDCLNCPKFPNCDESAVLYDFNGEKG; from the coding sequence TTGCAGAAAAAAATTAAGAAAGTTTTAACAAAAATAGCGGGCAAGAAAAAGCTTACTGTAAGAAAGGCCATGCTTGAAGATGCGGTATTCATTCACATGGCTATTCAAAAGTACGCCGCCGCGGCTGACCTTTTAATTAAGCCTCTTGGAGACATATATTCGCAGATAAGGGAATACTTCATCTGTGAGATAAACGGCAAACCCGCGGGGCTTATAGCCCTGCACGTATACTGGTCGGATATGGCGGAAATAAGGTCGTTTGTGGTGGAAAAAGAAAACCGTATGGCGGGCGCCGGAGGAATGCTTTTAAAGGCCGCGATGGCCGAGGCGAAAAAGATGGGAATTACAAAAGTGTTCGCGCTTACAAAAATACCGGATTATTTCAGGAAACACGGATTTAAGGACGAAGAAAAAGCCGCGCTTCCGCAGAAAATATGGAAAGACTGTTTAAACTGCCCTAAGTTTCCAAACTGCGATGAATCCGCTGTATTATATGATTTTAACGGGGAAAAAGGTTGA